The DNA segment GAGCGAGGCCGCGGCGTAACCGGCGACAGGATTGGTTCCCCCTTGAACGACCTGCAAGGATAGCCCGGTCGGCTAAGGAAGACGGTGCCGATTCGAGAACAATGAGTCACCGTCGAACGACCGAAGCGGAGCAGTCCGGGACGATGGACGACGGAGTGCCGCGGCGAGCGCTCGTCGCGGCGGGAATCGTCGGGTTCGGATTCAGCGGACTCATCGACGTGTTGTTGCTCCACCTGGTTTTGCAGTGGCACCACCTGCTCTCGGGCCTGTATCCGCAGACGACCATGTCCGGGCTTCGAACGTTCGTCCTCGCGGACGGCGTCTTCTCGATCGCCATGGTCGTTATCATGGGAATTGGGGGCGGACTCCTCTGGAAAGCCGAGCGGCGTGCGGCGAGTCCGTTACCCGTCCGACCGATTCTCGGGTCCATCCTCGTCGGCCTCGGCGCGTTCGACCTCTACGACGCGCTCGTGGACCACATCCTGTTGGGACTTCACCAACCGCTCTCGCAAGGCGGGGCGTACAACCCACACTGGATCGTCGTCAGCCTGCTCTTCATCGGCGCCGTTGGTACGTCTACCGAACGCGCTCGTCCGAGACGCACGAATCGCCCTCGGAGAACGTCTGATCGGAATCCACGATGGTAGTTCAACCGCTACAACCGATTCCG comes from the Haladaptatus sp. R4 genome and includes:
- a CDS encoding DUF2243 domain-containing protein, whose product is MSHRRTTEAEQSGTMDDGVPRRALVAAGIVGFGFSGLIDVLLLHLVLQWHHLLSGLYPQTTMSGLRTFVLADGVFSIAMVVIMGIGGGLLWKAERRAASPLPVRPILGSILVGLGAFDLYDALVDHILLGLHQPLSQGGAYNPHWIVVSLLFIGAVGTSTERARPRRTNRPRRTSDRNPRW